CAATTCTCAAACTGTAGCGTTCACTCATTTCCACGCTTGGCACTAATTGCCTCTAAGGAAGTAAACCCATCATTTTCCTCAATTGCACGACGAAGTGTTTCTGAATCAATAGCATCTTCAACAGCTTCAAGCAATTTCAAATCATCAAGACTGATAATTGCTACGGCAGGTTTACCATGACGCTGAATTACAATCCGCTCACCCTTATACTCAGCACGATTAATAAGCTCTTGGAAGTTTGCGCGAGCTTCGGTTGCACTTATGGCAGTCATAGCGCCTCACAAAATTAAATAATTGATGCTCATCAAAATGTAATTTTTGTACAAATTGCTAAAAATATACAAAATTTACGTTCTGTACTAATATTACACAATGGATAAAACAATTTCTAGTTGATTTGAGATTTATGCACTGTGATGCAATGCGATCGCATTGCATCACTCTTTAGCTCAATTTAGGGCAAACGAAAGTCAGAAAATCCTAAGTACTTTTCTCCTTAACTTTCCTCAGTTGTACCTGGTGGGAGCAGTTGCTTAATTTGGTGAGCCAATAATTCTAGTCCAGCATCCTTGGCAAAAAATCCGTCTGCTTCTGGACACATTTGTTTGCCATGCACCTCTAACTCATTTTTGCTCATGTAAGCCGTGACGAGGATGACTACAGGAGAACGAGACAAGCGGCGCTTGAGAGCGGTAACAATTTCCATGCCATCTGTATTTAGCTCATGCCGAGCCGTAGGCAGCACGAAATCGACCAGAAATATATCATACTGGTTTAGTTCGTCTAACTCCCACAAGAAACTAGATA
The Nostoc punctiforme PCC 73102 genome window above contains:
- a CDS encoding type II toxin-antitoxin system Phd/YefM family antitoxin, which translates into the protein MTAISATEARANFQELINRAEYKGERIVIQRHGKPAVAIISLDDLKLLEAVEDAIDSETLRRAIEENDGFTSLEAISAKRGNE
- a CDS encoding response regulator, encoding MYKLAILDDDEHWCRIVQRFLKQQYAIATYKSVSSFLWELDELNQYDIFLVDFVLPTARHELNTDGMEIVTALKRRLSRSPVVILVTAYMSKNELEVHGKQMCPEADGFFAKDAGLELLAHQIKQLLPPGTTEES